A window of Sphingobacterium kitahiroshimense genomic DNA:
CACCATAAGACTGAATATTGTAATTTCTTAAAAGCCCTTCTTTAACCGCCCCGATCTTTTCTATTGCTCTTTGTGATTTGAGATTGTTGATATCTATTTTAAATTCTACTCGACGTAGATCTAAGATGTCAAAGGAATAGTCAAGGAGAAGTCTTTTACAAATTGCATTTATACCTGTTCCTTGATATTTTTCGCCAATCCATGTCCATCCGATTTCTAATCTTTTATGCTGAAAACTGATATTTCCAAACATCGTTAATCCGATTGGATCACTGTCTTCCTTCCTGATAATGATGAGTGGGTATAATTCCATTTCCTGTTTTGCATGAAGACAGAAATTAAAATAATCTGTTAGATCATTTCTGTTTTTTACTCTTGCTCCAAATTCGCCTAGTGCTGTACTATAGCTAATAGATTCTATTGTATCAATATCATGAATGGTCAAAGGGCGCATAAAAATTGACTCGTTTTCAAGAATCAATTCAGATGAGAAAAATGTTTCTATATTCATTTTTGTGCTTGTGGCTTATAGTTGCTTATACTAGCCTAATATACATAAGTTCCGCAATACTATTTATAACAGTAGTTTGATTCTTTTAAGTTGGAGTTTTTTTTAATAGACGGGTTGTTCGTATTTCCTTAAATAGTGAGATGATAAATTCAATATCAAGGAGTACCATCATTGTGAAAACATAATACAAACTGAATGTATTATTTCCAAAAGTGCGATACTTTTAGAAACAATACACTTAGTTTGTGTTGACGGCTAGAAAATTAATAGCATGATAAAAATGCAATAATGATTACCCTAGTCCCAGAAAGGATTTTGAACTAAATTTTTATTCTTATCAATTTCCGATTGAGGTACTGGAAACCAATAATTTTTTTCTGAGAAAAGACGTTTCTGATATACTGACCTTTTGAAAAACGCTTTCGGATTAGCATCGTTATCATCTTTTTCTGTACCAGAAAAATTCATCCCATAAAAATTACCATCAATAGTCTGCTCTCCTATTTTCCATCTACGAATATCGCGATAACGAATTCCCTCATTGTTGAGCTCTACACGTCTTTCTTGACGAATAGCCTGACGTACTTGCTCTTGACTGCTTGGAACGGGTAATGCGGACGGCCCTGTTCCATATTGTGGAATACCTCCCCGCTCCCGAATTAAATTTAAATATTTCAATATGTCGGCGTGACCAGGGTTACTTTCATTTAATGCTTCGGCGTAATTAAGATATGCTTCTCCTAAACGATAGAGAATACCTGGCCGATAAGGATTCGTGCCGTTGCGAGGGTCATAATCGGGGTGTACTTTTTTTCGTACCAGGTACCCGTTCTGTGGCGCATCATGTGTCGGTCCACCATCCCAGCTTCCTAAATAAAATTCAGTTGTTCGATTTTCTCTCCTAAACCAAGCGCCGTTATACAGCACAGAAATATAAAACCGTGGTTCTCGATGGGTGTACATGTTAAAAGTTCCCTGTAGGGTTACAATACCTCCTCCTTTGGATTCTGCCCATTGTGTATTCCGGATTTCATTGGCACTTGAAAATCCTTTCTCCCGATACCCTGAGAGGGGATCATTGATGGTACGCCCATTTTCCATATAAAATGCATCAACCAATGATTGGGTGATTCCTAAACCTCCATTGCCTCCTGTCCCACGTGGCTGGGCATGTCGATCGTATTCACCAAAATCTGAATTAGGTCTTGCGAATAGTATTTCTTTATTGCCATCTTGCGGTCTTCTGAACATCATATTCAGATACGACATAAATGGATCTATGCTTCCATCTGAATTATATTCATAATAGAGCTTATGTCCAGAAGCTTCGGCACGATCGATAAGCAATTTACTGGCTTGCGTGGCAATGCCCCATTTATTCGCATCGAATGTTGCATTATAAATGGCCTCTCCTTTATTATTTACAAAAGATTTGTAGGCGCTATTGCCATTAACTAAAGGGCTTGCCGCAAATAAAAGTAGTCTTGCCCTAACAGCTAAGCACATAATTGAAGTAGCTCTTCCATATTTTTGTGTATTAGTGTAACTTGCAGGCAGCACCGCAGACAGGTCTAATAGTTCCTGATCGATCCATTTGACGATATTGTCAAATGGCGTTTGACCTAGCATTAACTCTTCTTCACTGCCATTGGGATCTGCCATACCGAGTTGAAAAGGTATTGCTCCGTATGTTTCCAGCAACAGCGAATAATAATAAGCAATCATAAAACGAGCTTCCGCCTTCATCAGGTTTACTTCGTCTTCGGTTACCAATTGTGCAGCATTGGGTTTGACATGTTCTAAAAAGATATAGGCAGAGCGGATTCTTTTAGGCAGCTCGCTCCAATAATTAGGATCCCAATCACTAGTCGGATTCCAATTGCCGGTTTGTTTTGCAAGTAAGGTCCAACCA
This region includes:
- a CDS encoding GNAT family N-acetyltransferase; its protein translation is MNIETFFSSELILENESIFMRPLTIHDIDTIESISYSTALGEFGARVKNRNDLTDYFNFCLHAKQEMELYPLIIIRKEDSDPIGLTMFGNISFQHKRLEIGWTWIGEKYQGTGINAICKRLLLDYSFDILDLRRVEFKIDINNLKSQRAIEKIGAVKEGLLRNYNIQSYGESKGTYVYSILQEEWRTMPK
- a CDS encoding RagB/SusD family nutrient uptake outer membrane protein; translated protein: MKKSKILISIIFITFALTSCTKYLDKMPDDQLTLEMVFNDKTRTEDWLAGIYSNIPDPYWGYTRSIGWDPLSDDMAPSTGWEQFGWTLLAKQTGNWNPTSDWDPNYWSELPKRIRSAYIFLEHVKPNAAQLVTEDEVNLMKAEARFMIAYYYSLLLETYGAIPFQLGMADPNGSEEELMLGQTPFDNIVKWIDQELLDLSAVLPASYTNTQKYGRATSIMCLAVRARLLLFAASPLVNGNSAYKSFVNNKGEAIYNATFDANKWGIATQASKLLIDRAEASGHKLYYEYNSDGSIDPFMSYLNMMFRRPQDGNKEILFARPNSDFGEYDRHAQPRGTGGNGGLGITQSLVDAFYMENGRTINDPLSGYREKGFSSANEIRNTQWAESKGGGIVTLQGTFNMYTHREPRFYISVLYNGAWFRRENRTTEFYLGSWDGGPTHDAPQNGYLVRKKVHPDYDPRNGTNPYRPGILYRLGEAYLNYAEALNESNPGHADILKYLNLIRERGGIPQYGTGPSALPVPSSQEQVRQAIRQERRVELNNEGIRYRDIRRWKIGEQTIDGNFYGMNFSGTEKDDNDANPKAFFKRSVYQKRLFSEKNYWFPVPQSEIDKNKNLVQNPFWD